From the Bdellovibrio reynosensis genome, one window contains:
- a CDS encoding LON peptidase substrate-binding domain-containing protein produces MEVFLFPLVNVTLFPRTTKPLNVFEPRYLAMVREAVRSQTPIALGFIEDPSKVTAVQPGEKVSFVREIAGFGQAQIIEERVNGTLLVFLKGEGKLRLGKVLDKGRPYIVCEAEIIPEENELLPQLQTELDALFRSLYRWIETHIPDPTQRDILLRNLVEPEEIVGSFASYLVRDYDMQHMVLEFKDINEKVRFLYRLLESGELTT; encoded by the coding sequence ATGGAAGTCTTTTTATTTCCGCTCGTCAATGTGACCTTGTTTCCTAGAACAACAAAACCTTTAAATGTCTTTGAGCCCCGTTATCTAGCGATGGTGCGTGAAGCCGTCCGTAGCCAGACTCCGATAGCTCTAGGATTTATAGAAGATCCTTCTAAAGTCACTGCGGTCCAGCCCGGCGAAAAAGTTTCTTTTGTTCGTGAAATTGCAGGTTTTGGCCAGGCGCAAATCATCGAAGAACGGGTGAACGGTACACTTTTGGTCTTCTTAAAAGGTGAAGGCAAGTTACGCTTGGGAAAGGTCCTTGATAAGGGTCGCCCTTATATTGTGTGCGAAGCAGAAATTATTCCTGAAGAAAATGAACTCTTGCCGCAATTGCAAACCGAGCTTGATGCTTTGTTTCGCAGTTTGTATCGCTGGATTGAAACCCACATTCCAGATCCCACCCAGCGTGATATTTTACTGCGCAACTTAGTTGAACCCGAAGAAATCGTCGGCAGCTTTGCTTCATATCTAGTGCGTGATTACGACATGCAGCACATGGTTTTAGAATTTAAAGACATCAATGAAAAGGTCCGATTCCTTTATCGTCTTTTAGAATCGGGCGAGCTTACGACTTAA
- a CDS encoding thiol-disulfide oxidoreductase DCC family protein produces the protein MENMETTNLKNQDSLKAKNLVFFDGVCHLCNGFVDAVISRDKNHKLLFAPLQGDTAIGLLAPHDRESLETVVFYEKGKTYHRSSAVIRILATLGGIFKLFLLALIIPGPIRDVLYKLVARNRYSWFGKREFCRLPTPQERSYLLP, from the coding sequence ATGGAAAATATGGAAACCACGAATCTAAAAAATCAGGACAGCCTAAAAGCGAAAAACTTAGTTTTTTTCGATGGAGTTTGTCATCTTTGTAACGGATTTGTGGACGCTGTTATCAGTCGCGATAAAAATCATAAACTTTTATTCGCCCCACTTCAGGGTGACACAGCAATAGGGTTGCTCGCTCCCCATGACAGAGAGTCACTGGAAACCGTTGTTTTTTACGAAAAAGGTAAAACCTATCACCGCTCTTCAGCGGTCATTCGTATTCTTGCGACCTTAGGTGGAATTTTTAAATTATTCCTTTTAGCTTTGATCATTCCAGGACCTATCCGCGATGTGCTTTATAAGCTTGTCGCTCGCAATCGCTATTCCTGGTTTGGTAAACGTGAGTTCTGTCGTTTACCGACGCCGCAAGAGCGTTCTTACTTACTGCCTTGA
- a CDS encoding YoaK family protein, translating to MFSYRQTLAHFSKSNVIIWLSLAFQAGSINTGGYLSCHRFVSHITGFGTLVGTESAQGRWTAALGMLAVPVFFIIGAMLSAVLVDKRIQIGKKPLYPIVMLLIFSLTLAVTTAGNLGVFGNFGAEIARNDHFLLAALCLACGLQNATITSAFGAIIRTTHLTGVTTDLGIGMVRVISGSHHIQPRENEILANWMRVGIIVSFILGSLISAYAFMHVQYWGFLIPTSIATILFGWSLVNFNSDLDTSS from the coding sequence ATGTTTTCCTATCGACAGACTCTGGCTCACTTCAGTAAATCCAATGTCATCATTTGGCTTTCTTTAGCCTTTCAAGCGGGATCTATAAATACCGGTGGATATCTTTCTTGCCATCGCTTTGTTTCTCACATCACGGGGTTTGGTACTTTGGTGGGAACTGAATCAGCACAAGGAAGATGGACTGCAGCATTGGGCATGTTGGCGGTGCCCGTGTTTTTCATAATTGGCGCTATGCTATCAGCTGTGTTGGTTGATAAACGAATTCAAATTGGCAAGAAGCCTTTATACCCTATCGTTATGTTACTCATTTTTTCTTTAACATTAGCAGTAACGACGGCAGGAAATTTGGGAGTGTTTGGAAACTTTGGCGCCGAGATCGCGCGCAACGACCATTTTCTTTTGGCAGCCCTTTGTTTGGCCTGCGGTTTACAAAATGCAACCATCACTTCGGCGTTTGGCGCCATCATTCGTACCACTCACTTAACTGGTGTGACCACGGATTTGGGAATTGGAATGGTTCGCGTGATCAGTGGCTCCCATCACATTCAACCACGGGAAAACGAAATACTTGCAAATTGGATGAGAGTGGGAATCATCGTTTCATTCATTCTTGGCTCTTTAATTTCTGCTTACGCATTCATGCATGTTCAATATTGGGGCTTCCTAATTCCCACAAGCATTGCTACAATTTTGTTTGGCTGGAGCCTTGTTAATTTCAATTCAGATTTGGATACCTCATCATGA
- a CDS encoding Na/Pi cotransporter family protein: MIDTHNSYFIILISGVALFLYGMGLASSSLEKLMAGKITVLLNRLSQSKFLAILTGVVLTTLMQSSGAVTSMLVGLGSARVINLRQVMGVIIGTAIGTTLTVQFISLDLGSYALPVFAIAFAFYFKSKKTVFKNLSMVFMGFGLLFFGLNLISVASHHFAENPLLTGLFQSIRDNPGYSLLISIVFCAFVQSSAVTIGLAMSLAAVKAITFYDAMLWVYGANIGTTSVALIAAAGGNYIGRQVAWAHFFYKTISVVIFYPFTQLFIDYLMTFDTTTPRSIANAHLIFNVLSAVMFFPFINKGAELIEKMFPKAASEEFGTEFVNLNNYQSSALAISYANREIQRTADIVLGMTKDSIRLFETNDPKDFDSIKDRDNKVDFLYRETKMFLLDHANKSTTVVHQNVMNMIMFLSDVERAADAIDINILALAIKKNALKLEFSEEGWSEIRHMHEKVVKVAAMAINAYSNKDLCEEAIQLKRDLAKTEISLRENHISRLNRGLATSINTSSIHLDLLSEYRRIASLLCNHAYNQRSSNP, from the coding sequence ATGATAGACACCCATAACTCCTATTTTATTATTCTGATCAGCGGTGTAGCCCTGTTTCTTTACGGCATGGGCTTGGCTTCGTCTTCTTTAGAAAAACTGATGGCGGGAAAAATCACGGTTCTTTTAAACCGTTTGTCCCAAAGTAAGTTCTTAGCAATTTTGACGGGTGTGGTACTTACGACTTTAATGCAAAGTTCGGGTGCTGTGACTTCAATGCTTGTGGGGTTGGGATCAGCCCGCGTGATCAATCTTCGTCAAGTGATGGGCGTTATCATCGGTACTGCGATCGGTACGACGTTAACTGTTCAATTCATCTCTTTGGATTTGGGTAGTTATGCCCTGCCAGTTTTTGCCATCGCTTTTGCTTTTTATTTTAAATCTAAAAAGACCGTCTTTAAAAACCTATCCATGGTGTTCATGGGTTTTGGTTTATTGTTCTTTGGCTTGAATTTGATTTCGGTTGCCTCCCATCACTTCGCTGAAAATCCGCTGTTGACGGGATTATTTCAAAGCATCCGTGACAACCCTGGATATTCACTTCTAATTTCCATCGTATTCTGCGCCTTTGTACAAAGCAGTGCTGTGACTATCGGTCTTGCGATGAGTTTAGCTGCGGTGAAAGCCATCACTTTCTACGATGCGATGTTATGGGTTTACGGTGCCAATATCGGTACGACTTCTGTGGCACTTATTGCAGCAGCGGGTGGCAACTATATCGGCCGTCAGGTTGCTTGGGCCCATTTCTTTTATAAGACAATCAGTGTGGTGATTTTCTATCCGTTCACGCAGTTGTTCATCGACTATCTGATGACTTTTGATACGACCACCCCCCGTTCAATTGCCAATGCACATTTGATATTCAACGTTTTATCAGCGGTGATGTTCTTCCCATTCATTAATAAGGGTGCAGAGTTGATTGAAAAAATGTTCCCGAAAGCGGCTTCCGAAGAATTCGGGACTGAATTTGTGAACTTAAATAACTATCAAAGCTCTGCCTTGGCGATTTCCTATGCCAATCGCGAAATTCAGCGCACGGCGGATATCGTTTTAGGTATGACCAAAGATTCGATTCGTCTTTTTGAAACGAATGACCCCAAGGACTTTGATTCCATCAAGGATCGCGATAACAAGGTCGACTTCCTTTATCGTGAAACGAAAATGTTCTTATTGGATCACGCCAATAAATCAACCACGGTAGTTCATCAAAACGTCATGAATATGATCATGTTCCTAAGTGACGTCGAAAGAGCGGCGGATGCGATTGACATCAACATCTTGGCCCTGGCGATTAAAAAGAACGCCTTAAAGCTTGAGTTCTCGGAAGAAGGTTGGTCTGAAATCCGCCACATGCACGAAAAAGTGGTTAAAGTGGCAGCCATGGCTATTAATGCCTATTCAAACAAAGACCTTTGCGAAGAAGCGATTCAGTTGAAACGTGATTTAGCGAAAACAGAGATATCTTTGCGCGAAAACCACATCAGTCGCCTGAACCGTGGTCTAGCTACTTCGATTAACACCAGCTCTATTCACTTGGATTTACTAAGTGAGTACCGTCGTATTGCAAGCTTGCTTTGCAATCACGCCTATAATCAAAGGTCCTCAAACCCATGA
- a CDS encoding cation diffusion facilitator family transporter: MSEQMPRHSHSHSHSHAHGHHHHHSHGGALGRMKWALALNFAFACIELVGGLWTNSVAILSDALHDFGDALAVGLAIFLEKLSHKKSDGDFSYGYRRFSTLGALITGIILILGSIFILIESIPRLLQPQQPHADGMILLAFLGVAVNGFAAYRVSKGESLNEKMLMWHMIEDVLGWVLVLVGAIVMKFYDIPQLDAGLAIALALWILYNVFRNVREALKVFLMASPNIKIHSVEKEILKIPKVIDLHHGHLWSLDGENHIYTVHVVVAENSTIQDMENVKLAIKKRVRDFGIIEATIETEIVGGACVDPSHE; this comes from the coding sequence ATGTCTGAACAAATGCCACGTCATTCCCACAGCCATTCCCATAGCCATGCGCACGGTCATCACCATCATCATTCCCATGGCGGTGCCTTAGGAAGAATGAAATGGGCTTTGGCTTTAAATTTCGCTTTCGCTTGTATTGAACTGGTCGGTGGTTTGTGGACCAATTCAGTTGCGATTTTAAGTGATGCTCTTCATGATTTTGGCGACGCATTGGCGGTGGGGTTGGCCATCTTCCTAGAAAAACTTTCTCATAAAAAAAGTGATGGGGATTTTTCTTATGGTTACCGTCGATTTTCAACCCTGGGTGCCTTGATCACAGGAATTATTCTAATTCTTGGTTCAATCTTCATTCTTATTGAATCGATTCCGCGATTGTTGCAGCCCCAACAGCCCCATGCCGATGGGATGATACTTTTGGCGTTTCTGGGTGTGGCCGTCAATGGATTTGCCGCCTATCGGGTATCTAAAGGGGAATCACTGAATGAAAAGATGCTGATGTGGCACATGATTGAAGATGTGCTGGGTTGGGTTCTAGTTTTAGTCGGTGCCATCGTCATGAAGTTTTATGATATTCCTCAGCTGGATGCGGGACTGGCCATCGCATTGGCGTTGTGGATTTTGTATAACGTCTTTAGAAATGTGCGCGAAGCTTTAAAAGTTTTCTTGATGGCTTCGCCGAATATCAAAATTCATAGTGTAGAAAAAGAAATTTTAAAAATTCCAAAAGTCATCGATTTGCATCACGGTCACCTGTGGTCTTTGGACGGAGAAAATCATATTTACACTGTTCACGTGGTGGTAGCAGAAAATTCTACCATCCAGGATATGGAAAATGTGAAGCTTGCCATTAAAAAGCGTGTTCGTGATTTTGGCATCATCGAAGCGACCATTGAAACTGAAATCGTCGGTGGCGCGTGCGTGGACCCATCCCACGAATAG
- a CDS encoding (deoxy)nucleoside triphosphate pyrophosphohydrolase — translation MAQNSQPVLVVAALIRRYGDPEKKILIVRRGPGQTGAGAWEFPGGKVEKGESPEQALVREIHEELGIEIKVGALLGEAVYAYPSKVIKLRVHWSESLSSDLQLVEHDAFKWLKPEEIQVTELSEADRPFVEMILQGSK, via the coding sequence ATGGCGCAAAATTCCCAACCAGTTTTAGTGGTCGCGGCTCTGATTCGACGTTACGGCGATCCAGAGAAAAAAATCCTGATTGTTCGCCGCGGACCAGGTCAAACCGGCGCAGGCGCCTGGGAGTTTCCCGGAGGAAAAGTAGAAAAAGGCGAATCCCCAGAGCAAGCTTTAGTGAGGGAAATTCACGAAGAACTGGGAATTGAAATCAAAGTCGGTGCTCTTTTGGGCGAAGCTGTTTACGCCTATCCATCGAAAGTCATAAAACTGCGAGTGCATTGGTCAGAGTCGTTAAGTTCCGATCTGCAGTTAGTTGAACACGACGCCTTTAAGTGGCTTAAGCCTGAAGAAATTCAAGTCACGGAGCTTTCTGAAGCAGATAGGCCTTTTGTCGAAATGATTCTTCAAGGCAGTAAGTAA
- a CDS encoding COX15/CtaA family protein, producing MNLTRFKNFAFALLAYTVLVILWGAWVRISHSGDGCGDTWPLCHGQLIPEAQRGKTWVEYGHRLMSGLYGFAVIYFWWMARKLYPTGHFARKAALATLIFTITEALLGAKLVLFKLVTTNDTPYRAFVMALHQLNSFLLTGAVALTFAAALASHELPKENSKDKVYKFLPLVIIVIGITGAWASLSNSLFPTHNLWEGLMADFASESHFLVRLRGLHPLLATLGGGSLALYFWLKAQSNDTKLIQERSVQMSLALIGAMIFGVATLVLHAPVWMKIGHLAIAHTIWVLLLQWVFFMRTFRAQN from the coding sequence ATGAATTTGACTCGCTTCAAAAACTTCGCATTCGCACTTTTGGCCTATACTGTTCTGGTGATTTTATGGGGCGCTTGGGTGCGCATTTCCCATTCAGGCGATGGGTGCGGAGACACCTGGCCCCTTTGTCATGGACAATTGATTCCGGAAGCACAACGCGGAAAAACCTGGGTCGAATATGGGCACCGCCTGATGTCAGGCCTTTATGGTTTCGCTGTGATCTATTTCTGGTGGATGGCAAGAAAGCTTTATCCAACAGGTCACTTTGCAAGAAAAGCCGCTTTAGCGACCTTGATCTTTACAATCACTGAGGCTTTGTTAGGAGCAAAGTTAGTTCTATTTAAACTTGTGACGACTAACGATACCCCCTACCGCGCTTTCGTGATGGCGCTGCACCAATTGAATTCTTTTTTGCTGACGGGAGCTGTCGCATTGACGTTTGCAGCGGCGCTAGCTTCCCATGAACTTCCTAAGGAAAATTCTAAAGACAAAGTTTATAAGTTTTTACCTTTAGTGATTATCGTTATTGGCATTACCGGTGCTTGGGCGTCCCTTTCAAACTCGCTTTTCCCAACTCACAATCTTTGGGAAGGTTTGATGGCAGACTTTGCTTCCGAATCGCACTTCTTAGTTCGCTTGCGTGGATTGCATCCATTGCTTGCTACGTTGGGTGGCGGATCTTTGGCTTTGTATTTCTGGTTGAAAGCACAAAGCAATGATACAAAACTGATTCAAGAGCGCTCTGTGCAAATGAGTTTAGCACTGATCGGAGCGATGATCTTTGGCGTGGCCACTTTGGTGCTGCATGCTCCGGTATGGATGAAGATCGGTCACTTGGCCATTGCTCACACTATTTGGGTGTTACTACTACAATGGGTGTTTTTTATGCGCACATTCCGCGCACAAAATTAA